A stretch of Planctomycetota bacterium DNA encodes these proteins:
- a CDS encoding UDPGP type 1 family protein: MPTPASRGPAAPDESAIRRRVADAGQEHVLRFWDDLDAGGRRRLLAELAEVDFEEVGRLVRELLEGSRGLELPKDLQPAPFVPLPASEADRRRHREMRDLGETILASGRAAALTVAGGQGTRLGYEGPKGAFPIGPVSGRTLFQIFAESILSARRASGAPIPWYIMTSRANDRETRDFFEAHNYFNLPRGDVRFFVQGMMPAVDFAGKLLLADRDRLAWNPDGHGGTLRALARTGMLQDMADRGIEHISYFQVDNPLVPPLDPVFLGFHADAGSEMSSKMAGKRDAHEKLGHFCLSGGRLVVVEYSDMPDELAEARQPDGRLRYEAGSIAIHILARPFVERLTASAEFALPFHRARKKIPYVDASGRPHTPGQPNGIKFEMFIFDALPRAKNPLVLEIDRSREFSPVKNADGEDSPATACRDMVGAAAADLESAGVPIPRGPDGEPKFPVEISPLAARTAEELRDLVRRRRLNAVRSPLYLGPHDA; encoded by the coding sequence GTGCCGACCCCTGCTTCCCGAGGCCCCGCGGCGCCCGACGAGTCGGCCATTCGCCGAAGGGTCGCCGACGCCGGCCAGGAACACGTCCTGCGGTTCTGGGACGACCTCGATGCCGGCGGCCGACGGCGCCTGCTCGCGGAACTCGCCGAGGTGGACTTCGAGGAAGTCGGGCGACTCGTCCGCGAACTCCTCGAAGGAAGCCGCGGCCTCGAGTTGCCGAAAGACCTCCAGCCCGCGCCCTTTGTCCCCCTTCCGGCGAGCGAAGCCGACCGGCGCCGACACCGCGAGATGCGCGACCTCGGCGAAACGATCCTGGCCTCCGGCCGCGCGGCCGCACTCACCGTGGCGGGCGGCCAGGGGACGCGCCTCGGATACGAGGGCCCGAAGGGGGCCTTTCCGATCGGGCCGGTGTCGGGGCGGACGCTGTTCCAGATTTTCGCGGAGTCCATTCTCTCCGCCCGCCGGGCCAGCGGCGCCCCGATCCCCTGGTACATCATGACCAGCCGCGCCAACGACCGCGAGACGCGGGATTTCTTCGAGGCCCACAACTACTTCAACCTGCCCCGGGGCGACGTCCGGTTCTTCGTCCAGGGGATGATGCCCGCCGTCGATTTCGCCGGCAAACTCCTCCTGGCGGACCGCGACCGCCTGGCCTGGAACCCCGACGGGCACGGCGGAACGCTGCGGGCCCTCGCGCGGACCGGCATGCTCCAGGACATGGCGGACCGCGGCATCGAGCACATCAGTTACTTCCAGGTCGATAACCCCCTCGTGCCGCCGCTCGACCCCGTCTTCCTGGGGTTCCACGCCGACGCCGGGAGCGAAATGTCCAGCAAAATGGCCGGCAAACGCGACGCCCACGAAAAACTGGGCCACTTCTGCCTGAGCGGCGGACGTCTCGTCGTCGTCGAGTACAGCGACATGCCCGACGAACTGGCCGAGGCACGCCAGCCCGACGGCCGGTTGCGCTACGAAGCCGGCAGCATCGCCATCCACATCCTCGCGCGGCCGTTCGTCGAGCGGCTGACCGCGTCGGCCGAGTTCGCCCTCCCCTTCCACCGCGCCCGGAAAAAAATCCCGTATGTGGACGCGAGCGGCAGGCCGCATACGCCCGGCCAACCGAACGGCATCAAGTTCGAGATGTTCATCTTCGACGCCCTGCCCAGGGCCAAGAACCCTCTGGTCCTCGAGATCGACCGCTCGCGCGAGTTCAGCCCCGTCAAGAACGCCGATGGCGAGGACAGCCCCGCCACCGCCTGCCGCGACATGGTCGGCGCCGCCGCCGCCGACCTTGAATCGGCCGGCGTTCCGATTCCCCGCGGACCGGACGGCGAGCCGAAGTTCCCCGTCGAGATCAGCCCCCTGGCCGCCCGCACGGCCGAAGAACTGCGCGACCTGGTGCGCCGACGC